CAATCGACCGTCGTCCCCGAACAACCTTCAGCCCTAGAAGAGGAAGGTTTGGATGAGGCCCCTCTCATTCGACTGGCCTCTTTCCCCGAAATTTCTCCCAGCCCCATGCTGGAAATTAATCTCGAAGGAGAACTGACGTATCTCAATCCAGCCGCAGTCAGTGCCTTTCCAGAACTCCCTTTATTGGGAATGCAGCATCCAGCTTTAAACGGCCTCCTTAATTTCATCCACACCTCTGATACCAACATTTTGGTCCGGGAAATTACTGTTGCCGACAAGATGTATGAGCAATCGATTCACTTTATTTCTGAGAGCGATCTAATTCGCTGCTGCGTCTTTGATATTACCGAGCGCAAGCTAGCCGAAGCTGAGCTCCGCAAACGCGATCGCTTACTACAGAGCGTGGCTCAAGCCACTACACATCTCCTAGAAAATGTTGGATACGACGCCATTGACACTGCTTTGGCAATTTTAGGTGAAGCAGCTGGAGTTGATCGCATTTGTATTTGCAAAAATCACACGCTACCGGATACCGGCGAAAGCGGAACTAGCATGCGGTTTGAGTGGGTTCGCTCCTCCATTGAATCCGTGCGCCACCGCCCTCATAGACAAGAGCAAAGCTATCACTCCCCCCATCTCAGACGCTGGTATCACGCCTTAACCGACGAGGTCACCATTCGCAGCCTGGTTCAGGACTTGCCCGAAATCGAACAACAGGTCTTAGCCCAAGACAGTATTCTGTCGATTTTAGTGGTTCCCATTATTGTCAATCACCGATTTTGGGGATTTATTGAACTTCATAACTGCACCCGCGAATATCACTGGTCCCTGCAAGAAGAATCCATTCTATTTGCCATGTCAGCCAGTATTAGCGCGGCACTACAGCGGCAAGACAAAGAAGAAATTATCCGCCATCAAGCCTTTCATGACGCCCTCACCGATCTGCCCAACCGTGTCCTCTTCAACGATCGGCTGAATATCGCCTTAGCTTCTGCCCAGCGCAACAATGGCAGCGTTGCCGTCATGTTTATGGACTTAGACCGCTTCAAGTTGATCAACGATACCTTAGGACACTCCATCGGTGATGAGCTTCTTAAAGAAGTAGCCCTTCGTCTCCAGGATTGTTTGCGAGATGGAGACACGGTTGCCCGATGGGGTGGTGATGAATTTACGGTTCTCCTTCCCAAAATTGAGTCTGTCAACGACGCTATCAATACGGCCTATCGCATTTTGGATGCACTCAAAGCGGCGTTTGTCATTCGCAGACATGAATTATTTGTCACCACCAGCATTGGCATTGCCATTTATCCCGAAGATGGTCAAGAAGCAGAAATCTTATTGCAAAATGCAGACGTTGCCCTATATCGCAGCAAAGAACAGGGTCGAGGCACATGCCAGCTATATAACCCCACGATGAATGCCAAAGAGCAATTCATTCTGGAAAACAGCTTGCGCCATGCCCTAGATCGCGATGAATTTATTTTGCACTATCAGCCTAAGGTCAATATCTGCACCGGCGAAATTGTCGGTCTAGAAGCCCTTGTGCGCTGGGAGCATCCAGAAATGGGTTTAGTCTCACCAGCCACCTTTATTCCCATCGCAGAAGAAACCGGCTTAATTGTTGAATTGGGAGAATGGGTGTTAAGAACCGCCTGTCAACAGGCCGTACTCTGGCACAAACTGGGATTAGCGCCTTTATCCGTTGCCATTAATCTATCCGCTCGCCAGTTCTATCAACCGAATTTAGTTGAAATTGTGGCCCAGGTCATAGAAAGTACCGGCCTCAATCCGCAACAACTCGAACTGGAAATTACAGAAACCATTGCGGTTAAAAATATGGAATTTGCGAAATCCATTCTCTGTAATTTGCAGGCCCTAGGGGTTCATATCGCCATGGATGACTTTGGCACCGGCTACTCTTCCCTCAATTATCTGAAGCAGCTCCCTTTCAATACCCTCAAGATTGATCAGTCTTTTATTCAAGATTTAAAGCCCGCCTCTAAGGATGTGGAAATTATCAATGCAGTGATTGCCTTAGGCAAAGGCCTCGACCTAAAAGTGGTGGCCGAAGGTGTGGATAATGAAGAACAGCTAGAACTCCTCAGATCCCTCAATTGTGAAATTGTTCAAGGTTATTTATTTAGCCGTCCCTTGAGCGTCGATAGTACAACGGATATCCTGCAAGCCAACTGGCTCCAACGGAACCAATCCCAATCTCTCTTGCGAACCCTAGTCTCTAGTCCAGAATTAAGTCAATCCACCTCTGTACAAACCTAGACTCATTTCATCCTGAGCTCACCTTCACTCTTGATTTCAAAAGCCATCATGAATGATGGACGATTGGTAAGGAAATATAGTATCCTTAGATCTTGTGACTTTTTGTGAAAAATTATGCACGCTGAGGAGATCATTCGCTCAATTGAAGCGGAGCATTTCAAAGAAACATTACCAACAATCTATGTTGGCGATACTGTCCGAGTCGGAGTTCAAATCCGAGAAGGCAATAAAGAGCGCACCCAGCCTTATGAAGGGACTGTCATTGCTAAGCGTCATGGTGGAATCAATGAGACCATCACCGTTCGGCGGATTTTCCAAGGTGTCGGTGTAGAACGGGTTTTTCTGATTCACTCTCCTCGCATCACCAATATTAAGGTGGTTCGCCGAGGTAAAGTGCGCCGAGCGAAGCTGTATTACTTACGCGATCGCGTCGGCAAGGCAACTCGTGTCAAGCAACGGTTTGATCGAGAGCTGTAGAGAGAGTTTGGTGTGGTTCGCCCATTATCCAACCAGCCTCAATCATCTATCAGTGCTACCGTAGCAAGGTAAACTTGAGAAAGTAGAGAGGTCCTTGAGACCCTAAACCTACTCAGTCCATCTAGGTAGCCCTATGCGCCTTTAGTTCAGTTGGTAGAACGCAGGTCTCCAAAACCTGATGTCGGGGGTTCGAGTCCTCCAGGGCGCGCTCAATTCAGATCAGTTTAGATGGACTGTGTCATGGGCTGAGTCAACCAGATTGATTTTCAACTCATGCCCTAGGTTTGCTTAAACGCAATTGCCTTATCTATAGCCAATTTAGTTGGCAAGCTCGATTTATAGTCGGTCGTGGGCAAGCTCGGGGTATAAATACCCAGCAGTTGGTATCCAAGGATTAGCAAAAGTGGCTAAAAGAAGAAAGAAAAAAAACAACGCAGCAAACAGTCAGCCGTCACCTCCATCCAACATTGATGCGACGTCTGAGCCATTGGCTGCCACTACTGCTAGTGCTGGGGATTCTGCAGAAAGTCCTAGTCCTGCTCCAGAGCGAGCGGCTATAGCAGCCACTAGCTCCAATGCCGCTAGCTCAACCGGTTTTTTTCAAGGCACAAAAGAAGAGCTCGAAAAAGTGGTATGGCCTGATCGGCAACAGCTGATTAGTGAGTCAATTGCAGTCTTTTTGATGGTTTCCCTCTCTGCCTTCATCTTTTCTTTCATCGATAACTTGTTTAGGTGGGTTTCCACACTCGTATTTGGATAAGTGCCCATGACTGATGACCCCCTAAGTACCACTCCGGCTGTTAGTTCAGTCCCTGAAGGCCCCCTTGAGATCCGGCATTGGTATGCCGTTCAAGTGGCGTCTGGGTGTGAGAAAAAAGTCAAGCACAATCTTGAACAGCGTTTGCAAACACTAGATGTTGCAGACCGTATTGTTCAGATTGAAATTCCACAAACCCCGACTATTAAGGTTCGGAAAGATGGTAGCCGTCTAACAGGCGAAGAGAAAGTCTTCCCCGGCTATGTACTAGTCCGCATGATTTTAGATGACGAAACCTGGCAGGTGGTCAAAAACACCCCCAACGTCATCAACTTTGTCGGTGCCGAACAGCAACGCCGATACGGGCGTGGCCGCGGCCATGTTAAACCGATGCCCCTCAGCCCTTCAGAAGTCGAGCGGATTTTCCGCCAGGCTCAAGAGCAAGAGCCTGTGGTCAAAGTCGATATGTCTGTTGGCGATAAGATTCAAGTCCTCAATGGTCCATTTAAAGACTTTGAGGGTGAAGTAATTGAAGTTAGCCTTGAGCGTAACAAGCTCAAAGCGCTACTTTCGATTTTTGGGCGGGATACCCCCGTAGAATTGGAATTTAATCAGGTGCGAAAAGAGTAATTCATCCATGGCAAAAAAAGTAGTAGCAATTATTAAATTGGCAATCGCAGCTGGCAAAGCCAACCCTGCTCCCCCCATTGGACCCGCCTTAGGACAACATGGTGTCAACATCATGATGTTCTGTAAGGAATACAACGCCAAAACGTCTGATCAAGCTGGTCTCGTCGTGCCGGTTGAGATTTCAGTTTACGAAGACCGCAGTTTTACCTTTATTCTCAAAACGCCACCCGCTTCTGTCCTTATCAAGAAGGCTGCTGGCATTGAGAAGGGATCAGGAGAACCCAATGCAGTCCAAGTAGGGCAAATTACCAAGGCCCAACTGCAAGAAATTGCCCAGACTAAAATGCCTGACCTCAATGCCAATGACATTGAAGCAGCCATGAACATTGTGGCTGGAACGGCCCGCAACATGGGCGTTGCTGTCGTTGATTAAGCCCAGTGATCAGGGTATGCTTTAAGACCCGTCTTTGTTCACCTATTTGGGGAAGAGGCCATGGCTTCGTTAGTACCCCAGGAGTAAATTATGACTAAGAAAGTTTCTCGCCGGATGCGCGAGTTAAAACAGCAGGTTGAAGACCGTGCCTATGAACCCCTAGAAGCACTAGAGCTGTTGTGCAAAACCGCCACAGCTAAGTTTCCAGAATCGGCTGAAGCGCACATTCGTCTTGGCATTGACCCCAAATATACCGATCAACAACTGCGGACAACGGTGGCCTTACCCAAAGGCACCGGTCAAGAAGTGCGTATTGCTGTAGTCGCCCGGGGTGAGAAAGTTAAAGAAGCGACAGATGCCGGTGCTGATGTAGTGGGTTCAGAAGAGCTGATCACTGAAATTCAGCAAGGTCGGATGGATTTTGACCTGTTAATCGCCACTCCAGATATGATGCCTCAGGTGGCCAAAGTGGGTCGAATTCTGGGTCCTCGGGGTTTAATGCCGTCGCCAAAGGCAGGAACTGTAACGTTCGATCTGCCCCAAGCGATTGAAGAATTCAAAGCGGGTAAACTTGAATTTCGAGCAGACCGCACTGGAATTGTGCACGTGATGTTTGGTAAGGCTAAATTCTCTGCGCAAGATCTATTAGAGAATCTGAAGGCCCTGCAAGACACCATCGATCGCAATCGTCCATCAGGTGCCAAGGGACGGTACTGGCGTAGTCTTTATGTGTCAGCCACCATGGGACCGTCTATCGAAGTTAATATTTCGTCTCTACGAGACCTAAACCTATCTGACTAGCTTGGAAACAGTCCAATTTTTTAGGATCTAGCCTTTGCATTAATTCCTCATGCAACTGAATAGCAAAGACCGTAGACGGTAGGGGCTCAACGCTTAATGGCCTACTGAGGTTTTGAATGATAGCTCTTAAAACGTTAAAGCGTTCTAAGTCAGCGTTATCAAAAGACCTTGGATCTACCTGTACCCAAGGTCTTTTGTTGTGGGGACCGACCAGTTTCGTTTTTATGTACCGATTAAGGAGGTGAACAGAAGAATGGGTAGAACCCTAGAAGATAAAAAGCAAATTGTGGCAGGGCTGCAAGAAAACCTAAGCGATACTGTCATGACGATTGTCATTGACTATCAAGGATTAACAGTGGCAGAAATTACGGAGCTGCGTAATAAGCTACGTCCTGCAGGTGCTCAGTGCAAAATCACCAAAAATACTTTGATGCGTCGAGCCATCAAAGGAGATGAAAAGTGGGAGCCTTTATCAGACTGGTTATCCGATTCCTCTGCTTTTTTGCTGATTAAGGATGACTTAGGTGGCGCTATTAAGGCCTACCAAGCCTTTCAAAAAGCAACGAAGAAAACGGAGCTCCGGGGCGGCGTCATGGACGGTCAGCCCCTCTCTAAAGAGGATATCAAGGCCATCGGTGACCTCCCATCACAAGAAGTCTTGATGGCTCAAATTGCTGGTGCTATCAACTCTGTGACTGCCAAGGTTGCTGTGGGTATCAATGAGGTTCCCGCTTCACTGGCCCGAGCCTTACAAGCACATTCAGACTCTGATAAGGCTGCTTAGCCGCATTCTCCATCCAATCATTGAATACAAAAAAGGAAGTGACCCATGTCTGCAACTGAAGAAATTCTAGAAAAGTTAAAATCCTTAACCCTTCTCGAGGCTGCTGATTTAGTCAAGCAAATTGAGGAAACCTTTGGTGTGAGTGCTGCTCCTGCCACAGGTATGATGATGGCTGCCCCTGGTGCCACAGGAGGTGCCGCAGAGGAAGCCGAAGAGAAGACTGAATTTGATGTCGTCTTGGAAGAAGTGCCTTCAGACAAGAAGATTGCCGTTCTCAAGGTTGTCCGCACCTTGACTGGTTTAGGTCTGAAAGAAGCCAAAGAAATGGTGGAATCTACCCCCAAGTCCATCAAGGAAGGGGTTTCCAAAGAGGACGCCGAAGAAGCCAAAAAGAGCCTGGAAGATGCAGGTGGAAAGGCTTCTCTCAAGTAGTGCCTAGAGCTGCCGTTTAGCCGGTTACACCCGGCTGAATCAGCTATATTCTCTACTTTCACATTAAAATCAAAGGCTTGTTGGGAAATCTTCTCTTAGCAAGCCTTTAATTGTGTGATGATGTCGACGGTGGGAGGCGTAAACAGATAAAGTTGATGCCCCAGTTGTTGTTGATGTCCTGAGATCGCACACGTACTGCCAGAGGCAAAATCGGCAAATCGTTGAGCCAGTTCAGTCCCCAAGCTGGCAAAATTTAAGAGGATAACGGTTCCCGCTTTGAGGGCATCGACAGCCTGGGCGGTTTCGTCAAAGGTCTGGGGGGTAAGAACAGCAATTGTATAATTGGATATCCCAGGAAGTGGCAGTAAGTTAGCCATACTTGCTCACCTGAATCCATTGATCGTTACCGTCTAAACTAGCGCAACTTGTCAATATGCAGAAGCCTTTACTGCCAAAAGATTGCCAATTGCGTCCTGCCATCGCTACAGATATTG
The genomic region above belongs to Acaryochloris sp. CCMEE 5410 and contains:
- a CDS encoding EAL domain-containing protein; this encodes MVVEINQKKQARHLLIFEDKEGLRLVPLEASSHSLGRDPTNSIVLHSKAVSRQHALLLRVTSSDPNNYGFLLIDGDLQGQRSTNGIKVNGVKCRSRRLQDQDLLTFGNHIKARYIAVVPQSDAEFEEYCRTADYEALFTPPASQSTVVPEQPSALEEEGLDEAPLIRLASFPEISPSPMLEINLEGELTYLNPAAVSAFPELPLLGMQHPALNGLLNFIHTSDTNILVREITVADKMYEQSIHFISESDLIRCCVFDITERKLAEAELRKRDRLLQSVAQATTHLLENVGYDAIDTALAILGEAAGVDRICICKNHTLPDTGESGTSMRFEWVRSSIESVRHRPHRQEQSYHSPHLRRWYHALTDEVTIRSLVQDLPEIEQQVLAQDSILSILVVPIIVNHRFWGFIELHNCTREYHWSLQEESILFAMSASISAALQRQDKEEIIRHQAFHDALTDLPNRVLFNDRLNIALASAQRNNGSVAVMFMDLDRFKLINDTLGHSIGDELLKEVALRLQDCLRDGDTVARWGGDEFTVLLPKIESVNDAINTAYRILDALKAAFVIRRHELFVTTSIGIAIYPEDGQEAEILLQNADVALYRSKEQGRGTCQLYNPTMNAKEQFILENSLRHALDRDEFILHYQPKVNICTGEIVGLEALVRWEHPEMGLVSPATFIPIAEETGLIVELGEWVLRTACQQAVLWHKLGLAPLSVAINLSARQFYQPNLVEIVAQVIESTGLNPQQLELEITETIAVKNMEFAKSILCNLQALGVHIAMDDFGTGYSSLNYLKQLPFNTLKIDQSFIQDLKPASKDVEIINAVIALGKGLDLKVVAEGVDNEEQLELLRSLNCEIVQGYLFSRPLSVDSTTDILQANWLQRNQSQSLLRTLVSSPELSQSTSVQT
- the rplS gene encoding 50S ribosomal protein L19; the encoded protein is MHAEEIIRSIEAEHFKETLPTIYVGDTVRVGVQIREGNKERTQPYEGTVIAKRHGGINETITVRRIFQGVGVERVFLIHSPRITNIKVVRRGKVRRAKLYYLRDRVGKATRVKQRFDREL
- the secE gene encoding preprotein translocase subunit SecE, coding for MASSIYSRSWASSGYKYPAVGIQGLAKVAKRRKKKNNAANSQPSPPSNIDATSEPLAATTASAGDSAESPSPAPERAAIAATSSNAASSTGFFQGTKEELEKVVWPDRQQLISESIAVFLMVSLSAFIFSFIDNLFRWVSTLVFG
- the nusG gene encoding transcription termination/antitermination protein NusG — translated: MTDDPLSTTPAVSSVPEGPLEIRHWYAVQVASGCEKKVKHNLEQRLQTLDVADRIVQIEIPQTPTIKVRKDGSRLTGEEKVFPGYVLVRMILDDETWQVVKNTPNVINFVGAEQQRRYGRGRGHVKPMPLSPSEVERIFRQAQEQEPVVKVDMSVGDKIQVLNGPFKDFEGEVIEVSLERNKLKALLSIFGRDTPVELEFNQVRKE
- the rplK gene encoding 50S ribosomal protein L11, giving the protein MAKKVVAIIKLAIAAGKANPAPPIGPALGQHGVNIMMFCKEYNAKTSDQAGLVVPVEISVYEDRSFTFILKTPPASVLIKKAAGIEKGSGEPNAVQVGQITKAQLQEIAQTKMPDLNANDIEAAMNIVAGTARNMGVAVVD
- the rplA gene encoding 50S ribosomal protein L1 — its product is MTKKVSRRMRELKQQVEDRAYEPLEALELLCKTATAKFPESAEAHIRLGIDPKYTDQQLRTTVALPKGTGQEVRIAVVARGEKVKEATDAGADVVGSEELITEIQQGRMDFDLLIATPDMMPQVAKVGRILGPRGLMPSPKAGTVTFDLPQAIEEFKAGKLEFRADRTGIVHVMFGKAKFSAQDLLENLKALQDTIDRNRPSGAKGRYWRSLYVSATMGPSIEVNISSLRDLNLSD
- the rplJ gene encoding 50S ribosomal protein L10; translation: MGRTLEDKKQIVAGLQENLSDTVMTIVIDYQGLTVAEITELRNKLRPAGAQCKITKNTLMRRAIKGDEKWEPLSDWLSDSSAFLLIKDDLGGAIKAYQAFQKATKKTELRGGVMDGQPLSKEDIKAIGDLPSQEVLMAQIAGAINSVTAKVAVGINEVPASLARALQAHSDSDKAA
- the rplL gene encoding 50S ribosomal protein L7/L12; translation: MSATEEILEKLKSLTLLEAADLVKQIEETFGVSAAPATGMMMAAPGATGGAAEEAEEKTEFDVVLEEVPSDKKIAVLKVVRTLTGLGLKEAKEMVESTPKSIKEGVSKEDAEEAKKSLEDAGGKASLK
- a CDS encoding cell division protein SepF, whose protein sequence is MANLLPLPGISNYTIAVLTPQTFDETAQAVDALKAGTVILLNFASLGTELAQRFADFASGSTCAISGHQQQLGHQLYLFTPPTVDIITQLKAC